From the genome of Reinekea thalattae:
GCTTGCTATTTTTTCAACATTAAACGCGCTGTTTTGAACCGATGCTTGCATTTGCGTTAATGCCAACAATTCTTTTTGCTCTGCTAAAAAGCTCGCGTGTGTATAGCCGTTAGACGCCAATAGACTTTCATAAACGCCTTTATCAAACTTACCATCAATTTGGAAAGCGGGTACATCGGCAAGCGTTTTTAACACCTGCTCGTCCGACACTTGAAATTTCAAATCGCTAGTCAGCTGCTGTTCAAGTGTCTGATTAATTAATTCGCTAAGAACCTGATTTCTTAGTAACGAAGAATTTGCCAACTGTGCGGCAAACTCAGCGCCATACTGACTCACTAATGCTTGCTGTTGACTGGCTAAAGATCGCTGAAAATCGATCTCTGAAATTTTTTCGCCGTTAACCGTTGCAGGAGAATTATTGCCTGCGATAGAAACAATAGACTCGGCACCGAACAAAACAAATGTAACAACGATGAGTCCAACAATGATTTTACCAACATGACCCTTGGCTGAATTTCGAAAAACCTGAAGCATTGATATTCCTAACGGCCTTGAAGCCTTTTATAAAAAAAAAGCGCATCGGATGACACGCTACAATTCTTAGTAGAATACACGGGCCAGAGGCCCGCAAAAACTTAATTTACAGCGTCTTTTAACGCTTTACCTGCTTTGAAGCTAGGTACTTTAGCTGCAGCGATCTCAATTGGAGCACCGGTCTGAGGGTTACGGCCCGTACGTGCAGCACGGTCTTTTACGGAGAATGTGCCAAAACCAACAAGAACTACTTGATCACCCTCTTTTAACGCTTCTGTTACAGAATCAACCATTGCATCCAATGCACGACCTGCAGCAGCTTTTGAAATATCAGCAGCTGCAGCTACAGCATCAATCAATTCAGATTTATTCACACTATTCCCCTTTACTATGTTGTATATATAAGACAATGGATGCGTTCTTAAATGTTGCAATCCAATGCTTTGTGAACCTTATTAACTATTAATAATTGTGCTTTCTTATACCAGCGGTAGTTTATACCAGCCTCAAAAAACTACTGTCAAGCCGCTTAATGAGTACTGATGCTACTTTCCGTGCTGTTTTTCGATTTTTGCTTAGATATTTCAGTTTCAACCTCTTCATCGGTCAATCCCTTAGGTTTAGACTCTAATGCGATGTCTAAAACTTCATCAATCCAAGCAACGGGTCGAATCTCTAACGCTTCCTTAATATTATCAGGAATTTCTTTTAAATCTCTGACATTTTCGTCTGGAATGATCACCGTTTTGATACCACCACGGTGAGCTGCCAGTAACTTTTCTTTCAAGCCACCAATCGGTAGCACCTGACCTCGAAGCGTAATCTCTCCGGTCATTGCAACATCGGCACGAACAGGTATTCGAGCCAACACCGAAACTAAAGCAGTACACATTCCGATACCTGCCGAAGGACCATCTTTAGGTGTCGCGCCTT
Proteins encoded in this window:
- the hupB gene encoding nucleoid-associated protein HU-beta; translated protein: MYNIVKGNSVNKSELIDAVAAAADISKAAAGRALDAMVDSVTEALKEGDQVVLVGFGTFSVKDRAARTGRNPQTGAPIEIAAAKVPSFKAGKALKDAVN